In Yarrowia lipolytica chromosome 1F, complete sequence, a genomic segment contains:
- a CDS encoding uncharacterized protein (Compare to YALI0F16401g, weakly similar to uniprot|P22580 Saccharomyces cerevisiae YDR242w AMD2 amidase) produces the protein MGYFYVKKTIKAKQQEREDRMAALPEYNTPLTSKERDILKQDAEHVVNQVQSGDLKAPEVLKAYGKMAFKAQRHCNPVTEIMIKDAEKWAANTNTEGSLAGFPISLKDTAGVTGYDSCMGYTGKCFKPFTKDAPIIRLLKDCGAVPFVKTNVPYTLLSFESYNDVWGRTDNPHVPGHSAGGSTGGESALLAYGGSRLGIGTDVAGSVRLPSHFCGIYTVKCSTGRFPKAGNNTTMPGQEGIPAVYSPMTRTLADLKFFLKAIVDQKPWNYDYSCHPMPWTEANLPKKLKFGVMYTDGIVDPSPACARALKMTVDALEAEGHETVEWVPPNSLDCLRIASQLLVSDAGAISTRDQIWPEKNDVGVARMFFACNLPRWMKKIWAWYLEHIKGDKVWAALVRDFNKKTITERWDLVYEREGYKNKYFEQWQESGIDFLITVPNATPAFPHNGLYESISSCGYTFMFNLLDYSAGVLPVTKVDREQDKLPAVFNLKKLNAVARGAYSQYNAEKMHGLPVGVQVIAPRLKEEDCIAAMEVVEGALKAKGINYPLLNE, from the coding sequence ATGGGTTACTTTTACGTCAAAAAGACTATCAAGGCCAAACAACAGGAGCGGGAGGACCGTATGGCGGCCCTGCCCGAGTACAACACTCCTCTGACCTCCAAGGAGCgagacattctcaagcaggaCGCCGAACATGTCGTGAACCAGGTTCAGAGCGGCGATCTCAAGGCCCCCGAGGTGCTCAAGGCTTACGGAAAGATGGCCTTCAAGGCCCAGCGACACTGCAACCCCGTCACCGAGATCATGATCAAGGACGCCGAAAAGTGGGCCgccaacacaaacacagagGGATCTCTGGCCGGCTTCCCCATCTCTCTCAAGGATACTGCCGGTGTTACCGGTTACGATTCTTGCATGGGATACACTGGCAAGTGCTTTAAGCccttcaccaaggacgcccCCATCATCCGACTACTTAAGGACTGTGGTGCCGTCCCCTTCGTCAAGACCAACGTCCCCTACACCCTGCTGTCGTTCGAGTCCTACAACGACGTCTGGGGCCGAACTGATAACCCCCATGTGCCCGGTCACTCCGCCGGAGGTTCCACTGGTGGAGAATCCGCCCTGCTGGCCTACGGAGGCTCTCGTCTCGGTATCGGAACCGATGTCGCCGGATCCGTTCGACTGCCCTCCCATTTCTGTGGTATCTACACCGTCAAATGTTCCACTGGTCGATTTCCCAAGGCTggcaacaacaccaccatgcCTGGACAGGAAGGTATCCCTGCTGTGTACTCGCCCATGACCCGAACTCTGGCAGATCTCAAGTTCTtcctcaaggccattgttgACCAGAAGCCCTGGAACTACGACTACTCGTGTCACCCCATGCCCTGGACCGAGGCCAACCTgcccaagaagctcaagttTGGCGTGATGTACACTGATGGTATTGTGGACCCCTCCCCCGCCTGTGCTCGAGCTCTCAAGATGACCGTTGACGCCCTGGAGGCTGAGGGTCATGAGACCGTCGAGTGGGTGCCCCCCAACTCCCTGGACTGCCTGCGAATCGCCtctcagcttcttgtttCCGACGCTGGAGCCATCTCCACCCGTGACCAGATCTGGCCTGAGAAGAACGATGTCGGCGTCGCCAGAATGTTCTTTGCCTGCAACCTCCCCCGATGGATGAAGAAGATTTGGGCCTGGTACCTTGAGCACATTAAGGGTGACAAGGTGTGGGCCGCTCTGGTGCGAgacttcaacaagaagaccatTACCGAACGATGGGACCTTGTCTACGAGCGGGAGGgatacaagaacaagtactTCGAGCAGTGGCAGGAGTCTGGAATCGATTTCCTCATCACTGTCCCCAATGCTACCCCTGCGTTCCCTCACAACGGTCTCTACGAATCCATTTCTTCCTGTGGTTATACCTTCATGttcaacctcctcgacTACTCTGCTGGTGTCCTTCCCGTGACCAAGGTTGACCGAGAGCAGGACAAGCTGCCCGCCGTgttcaacctcaagaagctcaacgCTGTCGCTCGAGGCGCCTACTCTCAGTACAATGCTGAGAAGATGCATGGTCTCCCCGTCGGAGTGCAGGTCATTGCTCCCCgactcaaggaggaggactgtATTGCCGCcatggaggtggttgaggGTGCCCTGAAGGCCAAGGGCATTAACTACCCTCTGTTGAACGAGTAA
- a CDS encoding uncharacterized protein (Compare to YALI0F16423g, similar to uniprot|P15365 Saccharomyces cerevisiae YJR152w DAL5 allantoate permease) codes for MNNKTSPSTSLEKQLDEHHVAEVDDLVPYELDPETDRRLLRKTDLYLCPVMMFVYAVQFMDKSTNSTASVMGLREDLGMKGDMYSWTGTAFYLGYLAFEFPAVYLLQRFPLIKTLSTFIIVWGIVLCLHATPNYAGFIALRTILGMLESAVTPAFVVVTAQWYKREEQFLRTAIWLGANGIGIIVGSLMAYGLANNNSLPIHGWKLVFIITGVITIFAGVVVLFHIPDDPSKAWFLTPSERKLVLIRIRSNQQGFENKKFKKDQFIEAFTDIRTWLYFFFCLTSNIPNGGITNFNTILFSETLGLGPVKGLLMQSPQGATELVGCILFGLLVQYTQKRLLMSMIAQSISVMAMCLLAFIPDNQAAGLAGLYILIIYPVGFICILSSVASNTAGHTKKVTVNAILLIGYCVGNLIGPQTFRASDAPSYVPAKVSMVVLFFVAIGLNGVLMWVNYRENKKRDEEGCFATPEQLEKIQCQDLTDKQNRFFRYAN; via the coding sequence ATGAACAACAAAACATCACCATCCACATCGCTGGAGAAACAGCTCGACGAACACCATGTGGCTGAAGTCGATGATCTGGTCCCCTACGAACTTGACCCAGAGACCGATAGACGCCTGCTAAGAAAGACCGACCTCTACCTATGTCCAGTCATGATGTTTGTTTACGCGGTTCAGTTCATGGACAAGTCCACCAACTCCACAGCGTCCGTTATGGGGCTTCGAGAAGACTTAGGCATGAAGGGAGACATGTACTCCTGGACAGGAACGGCATTCTACCTCGGCTATCTCGCATTCGAGTTCCCAGCAGTCTACCTTCTTCAACGATTCCCTCTCATCAAGACCCTCAGTACCTTCATCATTGTCTGGGGAATAGTTCTGTGTCTCCATGCCACGCCCAACTATGCTGGATTTATCGCCCTCAGAACTATTCTGGGCATGCTCGAGTCTGCCGTGACTCCAGCCTTCGTCGTTGTTACTGCTCAATGGTACAAAAGAGAAGAGCAGTTTCTCCGAACCGCCATCTGGCTAGGGGCTAACGGGATCGGTATCATTGTGGGCTCCCTCATGGCTTATGGACTTGCTAACAACAACAGTCTACCGATACATGGCTGGAAACTCGTCTTTATTATTACAGGAGTCATCACTATCTTTGCAGGTGTTGTGGTTCTGTTTCACATCCCTGATGACCCTTCAAAGGCCTGGTTTCTGACCCCCAGCGAGCGGAAACTAGTGTTGATCCGAATCAGATCCAATCAGCAGGGCTTTGAGAACAAAAAGTTCAAAAAGGACCAGTTCATCGAGGCTTTCACAGACATACGAACCTGGctctacttcttcttctgcttgacCTCCAACATCCCCAACGGAGGTATCACAAACTTCAATACCATCTTGTTCTCTGAGACTTTAGGACTAGGACCAGTAAAAGGACTTCTGATGCAAAGTCCACAGGGAGCCACTGAACTAGTGGGCTGCATTCTGTTTGGTTTGCTGGTTCAATACACTCAGAAACGACTTCTCATGTCCATGATTGCCCAGTCCATCTCAGTAATGGCCATGTGTCTCCTAGCATTCATTCCAGATAACCAGGCTGCAGGTCTGGCTGGACTCTACATTCTCATTATCTACCCTGTGGGATTCATTTGTATTCTGTCTTCGGTGGCTTCCAACACTGCTGGTCATACCAAGAAGGTCACCGTCAATGCTATTCTTCTCATTGGATACTGCGTGGGAAACCTCATTGGTCCCCAAACATTCCGAGCTTCGGACGCTCCCTCTTATGTGCCTGCAAAGGTGTCAATGGTGGttctcttcttcgtcgCCATAGGTCTCAACGGAGTGCTCATGTGGGTCAACTACCGAGAAAACAAGAAGCGAGACGAAGAGGGTTGTTTTGCTACCCCCGAGCAGCTGGAAAAGATCCAATGCCAGGATCTTACTGACAAGCAGAACCGTTTCTTTAGATATGCCAACTAG
- a CDS encoding uncharacterized protein (Compare to YALI0F16467g, similar to Saccharomyces cerevisiae COG6 (YNL041C); ancestral locus Anc_2.273, weakly similar to uniprot|P53959 Saccharomyces cerevisiae YNL041c COG6 component of the conserved oligomeric Golgi complex), protein METTVLQNKISRLLSTSYTDGGTRDALVALDDRITDNTASIRRSLRANTEAEVIKANGEALKKFAPLVAQIQASGNTIADLNHKFTLMQQLVNTCKNDTRHVVSEGSELMAQQENISKKRDLLKRYTDAFVLTEREMDILKGNDEVPFETFKQVFIKAQKIHKDSEILLANDDTRAGQITMYKANQALENANNTLIRDTETSLINYAQLGETDNFKQDPQLRERLSLLNDVNRAKTLGQFTETRRRQLLKSFTSALTENSQKNGTKALDFYAYDCQRYIGDILAWVYSCVVLETENTSILIGQNDSELVDNCTQSLCSPLRLRVERAVASQTRGPQIFKIAGLVEFYKSMLSKHLPNSQLVDTLTQLTAFCNTHFTKTCESRVRNVSVSLPTTLSSDLQPPEFLTQTLVDLKEILEANQQYSLDEQVVRKHIDNSLDPYMEFCRRVASDGADFDAEIFLLNCLDQIIITLKLYSASEYKVDSFQSSVDEIEQVLTERLFHKFVKQVGLGEDLEPAHLSEISFQLDDFLPSALTDLHSMLFRISSPVIVDNIARNSTKKFVEEFSKLEGKVKDKYKVESDYRQFFPRTTEDVELLLGLRS, encoded by the coding sequence ATGGAAACGACGGTGCTTCAAAATAAAATCAGTCGGCTGTTGTCGACAAGTTACACGGATGGCGGAACACGTGACGCGCTGGTTGCTCTCGACGACCGTATTACCGACAACACCGCCTCAATTCGACGATCTTTGCGTGCCAACACTGAAGCTGAGGTGATCAAAGCCAATGGAGAAGCCCTCAAGAAGTTTGCGCCGCTCGTAGCACAGATCCAGGCCAGTGGCAACACCATTGCTGACCTGAACCACAAGTTTACGCTcatgcagcagctggtgAACACATGTAAGAATGACACTCGACATGTGGTCTCGGAGGGATCGGAACTCATGGCCCAGCAGGAGAACATTTCCAAGAAGCGAGACTTGCTCAAAAGATACACTGATGCATTTGTTCTGACGGAACGCGAGATGGATATTTTGAAGGGCAACGATGAGGTTCCCTTTGAGACGTTCAAACAGGTGTTCAtcaaggcccagaagatCCACAAGGACTCGGAGATCCTGCTAGCCAACGACGACACGCGGGCCGGCCAAATCACAATGTACAAGGCCAACCAGGCTCTTGAAAACGCAAATAACACGTTGATTCGAGACACCGAAACGTCTCTCATTAATTACGCACAGTTGGGAGAGACAGACAACTTCAAGCAAGACCCTCAGCTAAGGGAACGACTGTCTTTGCTCAATGACGTCAACCGAGCAAAGACCCTGGGCCAGTTTACAGAGACTAGACGACGACAACTACTCAAATCTTTCACCTCGGCACTTACAGAGAACTCACAGAAGAACGGAACAAAGGCCCTCGACTTTTACGCCTACGACTGCCAGAGATACATTGGAGATATTCTCGCTTGGGTTTATTCTTGTGTCGTTCTGGAGACTGAAAACACATCTATTCTGATTGGACAGAACGATTCTGAGCTCGTGGATAACTGCACCCAGAGTCTGTGTTCACCCCTGCGACTCAGAGTGGAGAGAGCAGTCGCATCACAAACACGAGGACCGCAAATATTCAAGATTGCTGGTCTCGTGGAGTTCTACAAGTCAATGCTATCCAAGCATCTGCCAAACTCGCAGCTGGTAGATACACTAACCCAACTGACGGCGTTCTGCAACACCCACTTCACCAAAACCTGCGAGTCGCGTGTTCGAAAcgtttctgtgtctcttCCCACAACCCTTTCTAGTGATTTGCAACCGCCGGAGTTCCTCACCCAGACGCTTGTtgatctcaaggagattctggaggCCAACCAGCAGTATTCTTTGGACGAGCAGGTGGTTCGAAAACACATTGACAATTCCCTCGATCCCTACATGGAGTTTTGTCGTCGAGTTGCCTCAGATGGAGCTGATTTTGATGCTGAAATCTTTCTGCTCAACTGTTTGGACCAGATCATCATCACTCTTAAACTATATTCTGCTTCCGAATACAAGGTGGACTCGTTCCAGTCTTCTGTGgatgagattgagcagGTGTTAACTGAAAGACTGTTCCACAAGTTTGTCAAGCAGGTTGGACTTGGTGAGGACCTTGAGCCTGCTCACCTGTCAGAGATTTCGTTCCAGCTGGATGACTTCCTGCCGTCGGCGCTCACTGATTTGCATTCCATGCTGTTCCGCATCTCCTCACCTGTTATTGTGGACAACATTGCTCGAAACTCGACCAAGAAGTTTGTAGAGGAGTTCTCCAAGCTGGAGggcaaggtcaaggacaagtacaaggtTGAGAGCGACTACCGACAATTCTTTCCTCGAACTACCGAGGATGtcgagctgctgttggGTCTGAGGAGTTAG
- a CDS encoding uncharacterized protein (Compare to YALI0F16489g, similar to uniprot|P27614 Saccharomyces cerevisiae YJL172w CPS1 Gly-X carboxypeptidase YSCS precursor), with protein sequence MEKQQLNEIDFVADQQQQYVAPATRSWKKIGFLVVSALTVGTLVCKSGVSTKCMNHMYGSAHSATGDSLCPSQAKLVPEGFTNLDFILKDEKYHDKALKTFQGAIQIPTESYDDMGPVGEEPRFDIFKNFSSYLEKSFPKVHSELEVEHVNTYGLVYTWKGSNKDLKPQLLMAHQDVVPVNSDTEEKWTHPPFSGYFDGKYIWGRGTVDTKNTVVGSLAAVELLLKEGYTPERTHILGFGFDEEISGPQGAKFISEHLYNKYGEKSLFAILDEGSGILETENFAMIVAATGEKGYLDVSISVNVAGGHSSMPPKHTGIGLAALIVAEIEKTPYKPLLTQQNPFFYTLQCVADHDPSLSDALKTLIRKSGNDLIANKKLVSILSGNPKYRDLIRTTQAVDIINGGVKSNALPETTTFVVNQRIEIESDVSTAQDKIVQNVLTIAKEHDLSVSAFGDFIIEGKSGEVVVELFGLPLEVAPQAPVSGPTWDLIVGTALHVFKDTVYPEDFNLFAAPGIMTGNTDTRHYWALTDAIYRFNPVRESAAFGIHTVNEHLEFQSHLETIAYYYEFVKNGEHFSKKQE encoded by the coding sequence ATGGAAAAACAACAATTGAACGAGATTGATTTTGTTGCggaccagcagcaacagtaCGTTGCTCCCGCAACCCGATCGTGGAAGAAAATCGGCTTCTTGGTCGTTTCTGCCCTCACGGTGGGCACTCTGGTTTGCAAGTCTGGAGTCTCGACCAAGTGTATGAACCACATGTATGGCAGTGCGCATTCTGCGACTGGCGATTCTCTTTGTCCCTCGCAGGCCAAGCTTGTTCCCGAGGGATTCACCAACCTGGATTTCATTCTCAAGGATGAGAAGTACCACGACAAGGCTCTGAAAACCTTCCAGGGTGCCATTCAGATCCCTACCGAAAGCTACGACGACATGGGACCTGTGGGCGAGGAGCCCCGGTTCGACATTTTCAAGAACTTTTCTTCCTACCTGGAAAAATCCTTCCCCAAGGTGCACTCTGAGCTCGAGGTTGAGCATGTCAACACCTATGGCCTCGTCTACACTTGGAAGGGATCTAACAAGGATCTCAAGCCTCAATTGCTCATGGCTCATCAGGATGTTGTTCCTGTGAACAGCGACACTGAGGAGAAATGGACTCATCCCCCATTTTCTGGCTACTTTGATGGCAAGTACATCTGGGGACGAGGCACTGTTGACACCAAGAACACTGTTGTTGGCTCTCTGGCTGCagttgagctgctgctgaaggAGGGTTACACTCCCGAGCGAACTCACATTCTTGGCTTTGGCTTTGACGAGGAGATATCGGGTCCCCAGGGCGCCAAGTTCATCTCTGAGCATCTCtacaacaagtacggtGAGAAATCTCTGTTTGCCATCCTTGATGAGGGTTCTGGAATTCTAGAGACCGAGAATTTCGCCATGATTGTTGCTGCTACCGGCGAGAAGGGCTATCTGGACGTTTCCATCTCTGTTAACGTAGCCGGTGGACACTCTTCTATGCCCCCCAAGCATACTGGTATTGGACTTGCTGCTCTGATCGTGGcggagattgagaagaccCCTTATAAGCCTCTGTTGACCCAGCAGAACCCCTTCTTCTACACTCTTCAGTGTGTTGCTGACCATGATCCCAGTCTCAGTGACGCCCTCAAGACTCTTATTCGAAAGTCTGGCAACGACCTTAttgccaacaagaagctcgtGAGCATTCTCAGCGGCAATCCCAAGTACAGAGATCTCATTCGAACCACCCAGGCGGTAGATATCATCAACGGAGGAGTCAAGAGCAATGCTCTGCCCGAGACCACCACTTTTGTTGTCAACCAGCGAATCGAGATTGAGTCTGACGTGTCTACTGCCCAGGACAAGATTGTCCAGAACGTGCTAaccattgccaaggagcacgatctgtctgtttctgccTTTGGTGACTTCATCATTGAGGGCAAGTCCGGAgaagttgttgttgagctcTTTGGCTTGCCTCTCGAAGTCGCCCCTCAGGCCCCCGTCTCTGGACCCACTTGGGATCTCATTGTTGGAACTGCCCTGCACGTTTTCAAGGACACTGTTTACCCCGAAGACTTTAACCTTTTTGCTGCTCCCGGAATCATGACCGGAAACACCGACACTCGACATTACTGGGCTCTGACCGACGCCATTTACCGGTTCAACCCCGTCCGAGAGTCTGCCGCTTTCGGCATCCACACTGTGAACGAGCACCTCGAGTTCCAGAGCCACCTGGAGACCATTGCCTACTACTacgagtttgtcaagaacGGCGAGCACTTCAGCAAGAAGCAGGAGTAA
- a CDS encoding uncharacterized protein (Compare to YALI0F16511g, some similarities with DEHA0E11308g Debaryomyces hansenii IPF 12024.1, similar to Saccharomyces cerevisiae XBP1 (YIL101C); ancestral locus Anc_2.274) — protein sequence MTVLTQMTTQEPGFLATSSVSPANREFPVYAVNWPIYTIPSCLIIPNDQKELVPSPESISKKRYATSVDERNYLTVYEYQINNQWIIWDYHTGYVHLTGLWKAIGNSKADIVKLIDNSPDLEAVIRRVRGGYLKIQGTWVPYDIARALASRTCYFIRFALIPLFGQDFPGTCLKPHEPGFGYLQMHFNSTKKRRKSNAKAQQQGLAHATSPTQHSHPTSPSHSPHSHMIHSQSVPHMAQHHMSLQQHVAHSQQQQQHQHHMNHQQHHMVHSHHVSHPHHIQPMQSPRYYPIQPAQQQNQAQQSRLSQSAPAHVSYAGSHSNVTPVPISPAPAASASNPYYHVTPPSPHSQAVLLPRISSMPSPPQLPHATRKYSNSKTRPILIRPNSDDCAVKTEGDEEMLSQQHTPPYTTYVSRRPSLGGIAKPGNAVRPRRKSRLSYDESQTSLLSAALRSSSSVSGSAVTCSSSESEQDDDEYYRNFFARRQSISEYNPANPPKQESPEEIMEVLQAIRSLQQLSTGGGKPGEKKVMDINSVLS from the coding sequence ATGACcgtactaacccagatgACAACTCAAGAACCCGGCTTTCTGGCCACCTCTTCGGTGTCGCCAGCCAACCGCGAATTCCCAGTCTATGCTGTTAACTGGCCCATTTACACAATCCCATCATGTCTCATCATTCCCAATGATCAAAAGGAGCTGGTTCCTAGCCCCGAgtccatctccaaaaaGCGATACGCCACTTCTGTCGACGAGCGGAACTACCTTACCgtctacgagtaccagaTCAACAACCAGTGGATCATCTGGGACTACCACACTGGATACGTGCATCTCACTGGCCTCTGGAAGGCTATTGGAAACTCCAAGGCAGACATTGTCAAGCTAATTGACAACTCACCGGATTTGGAAGCCGTCATCCGTCGAGTGAGAGGAGGATACCTCAAGATCCAGGGAACATGGGTGCCCTACGACATTGCGCGAGCGCTGGCCAGCCGAACCTGCTACTTCATTCGGTTCGCTCTAATTCCTCTGTTTGGACAGGACTTCCCCGGCACTTGTCTCAAACCCCATGAGCCTGGCTTCGGCTACCTTCAGATGCATTTCAACTCCAcgaaaaagagaagaaagagcAACGCCAAAGCCCAGCAACAAGGACTCGCCCACGCAACCTCGCCCACACAGCACAGTCACCCCACGTCGCCATCGCACAGTCCCCACAGCCATATGATACACTCCCAGAGTGTACCCCATATGGCCCAGCACCACATGTCGCTGCAACAACATGTCGCACATtcacaacagcagcagcagcatcagcatcaCATGAATCATCAGCAGCACCACATGGTTCACTCCCATCATGTGAGCCATCCCCATCACATTCAGCCCATGCAAAGCCCGCGCTACTACCCCATCCAGCCGGCCCAGCAACAGAATCAGGCGCAACAATCTCGACTTTCACAGTCGGCCCCAGCTCACGTGTCGTACGCAGGCAGCCATAGCAACGTAACGCCCGTGCCTATCTCGCCGGCTCCCGCTGCTTCTGCCAGCAACCCCTACTACCACGTGACACCTCCGTCGCCCCATTCACAGGCTGTGCTTCTGCCCCGCATCTCGTCTATGCCTAGTCCTCCTCAGCTGCCCCACGCGACTCGAAAGtactccaactccaagacTCGTCCCATTCTCATCCGACCCAACTCGGATGATTGCGCGGTGAAGACAGAGGGTGATGAAGAGATGCTGAGCCAGCAACACACGCCTCCTTATACCACGTATGTGAGCCGACGGCCCTCACTTGGAGGCATCGCAAAGCCTGGAAATGCGGTGCGGCCTCGACGCAAGTCGCGTCTTTCGTACGACGAGTCGCAGACCAGTTTATTGAGCGCTGCTCTGAGAAGTTCCAGTTCAGTGTCGGGGTCTGCGGTCACTTGctcgtcgtcagagtcTGAGCAGGATGACGATGAGTACTACCGCAACTTCTTTGCTCGAAGGCAGTCCATCTCCGAATATAATCCCGCCAATCCTCCCAAGCAGGAGAGTCCTGAGGAGATCATGGAGGTGCTGCAGGCCATTCGTTCGTTGCAGCAGCTCAGCACTGGCGGTGGGAAGCCTGGAGAAAAGAAAGTGATGGACATCAACTCAGTGTTGAGTTAA
- a CDS encoding uncharacterized protein (Compare to YALI0F16577g, weakly similar to uniprot|P47008 Saccharomyces cerevisiae YJL145w, similar to Saccharomyces cerevisiae SFH5 (YJL145W); ancestral locus Anc_1.205) gives MYKTPLLDTASQRTLASHIDCFFFLDISWHWQQSSCFHLIRALSSSNSPNTVTLESSLHLLTPDQLSSLAHLQISVPELCKTAHYAEIYGHHLLPDQKCPGRYSEKARDVILLKVLESENYDATKAGDKLLTVLRWRKDYKPMDEDRDLPVLDGHVTTVAATNLPQTTLWHRSSATHIPNSIYIRWKVGLIEQAISTLDFSSPDNSSKLTCVEDFNHNMYDEVLWKQLSTLREFYPGIFDKTFFVNVPLSLRIGLRFFNKSNPVYNRRNSVILGKGKELKKHLGNWVPREYGGEGPGLEIQGRNVRGYSAYEHHALRHVLTPPTSPTQYSHAKGDAYRDSYGPPDDDDVPPYYH, from the coding sequence ATGTACAAGACCCCTCTACTTGATACTGCCTCACAGCGAACACTAGCCAGCCACATTgattgctttttttttcttgatATTTCATGGCATTGGCAGCAATCATCATGTTTCCATCTCATTAGAGCCCTGTCATCAAGCAACTCACCTAACACAGTGACCCTCGAATCTTCGCTTCACCTCCTCACACCTGACCAGCTTTCGTCTCTGGCCCATCTGCAAATTTCCGTCCCCGAGCTCTGCAAGACTGCCCATTATGCCGAGATTTACGGTCACCATTTACTTCCAGATCAGAAATGCCCCGGAAGATACTCTGAGAAGGCCAGGGATGTGATTCTGCTGAAAGTGTTGGAATCCGAAAACTACGACGCTACTAAGGCAGGAGACAAACTACTAACGGTGCTGAGATGGAGAAAGGACTACAAGCCTATGGATGAAGACAGAGACCTACCAGTGTTGGATGGTCACGTTACTACAGTTGCTGCTACCAATCTGCCTCAGACCACACTCTGGCATCGCTCTTCGGCAACTCACATTCCCAACTCGATCTACATTCGATGGAAGGTTGGATTGATTGAGCAAGCTATCAGTACTCTTGACTTCAGCTCTCCCGACAACTCTTCCAAGCTCACATGTGTCGAGGACTTCAACCACAACATGTACGATGAAGTTCTATGGAAGCAGCTGAGCACCCTGAGAGAGTTCTATCCTGGAATTTTCGACAAGACCTTTTTTGTCAATGTTCCTCTGAGTCTCAGAATTGGACTGAGATTCTTCAACAAGTCCAACCCCGTGTACAACCGTCGAAACTCCGTCATTCTCggcaagggcaaggagTTGAAGAAGCACCTTGGTAACTGGGTGCCTCGAGAATATGGCGGAGAAGGACCAGGACTTGAGATCCAAGGAAGAAATGTCCGCGGTTATTCAGCTTATGAACACCACGCTTTGCGACATGTTCTGACTCCTCCCACTTCTCCTACACAATACAGTCATGCGAAGGGAGACGCATACCGAGACAGCTATGGCCCACCAGACGATGACGATGTTCCTCCTTATTACCATTAG